One region of Vitis vinifera cultivar Pinot Noir 40024 chromosome 1, ASM3070453v1 genomic DNA includes:
- the LOC100855079 gene encoding uncharacterized protein LOC100855079, giving the protein MGCVSSCFGPRDWEDNQDRSIHTNRTCPGAFIPNFLNKYVQILGTRQMRTIRCAASSNFTVGLDDTVSNTDGFRPRSLPCNANPRCSNLQLGGRTTSHEKGPCHLLKDSEPHGRSNIQAGLELVSGGGTLSRSYCEGGSRKCYSESTSGAINSRSGR; this is encoded by the exons ATGGGTTGTGTTTCTTCCTGTTTCGGCCCGAGGGATTGGGAAGATAACCAAGACAGGTCCATCCACACAAACCGCACCTGTCCCGGTGCCTTCATTCCCAACTTTCTCAACAAG TATGTACAAATATTAGGCACCAGACAGATGCGTACCATTCGGTGTGCTGCCTCTTCAAATTTTACAGTGGGACTTGATGATACAGTATCTAACACAGATGGGTTTCGTCCTAGATCTTTGCCATGTAATGCGAATCCTAGATGTTCCAATTTGCAACTGGGTGGACGAACCACAAGCCATGAGAAAGGACCTTGTCATTTGCTGAAAGATTCTGAACCACACGGGAGAAGCAATATTCAGGCGGGCCTGGAACTTGTTAGCGGGGGAGGCACACTCAGTAGGTCTTACTGTGAAGGGGGATCAAGAAAATGCTATTCTGAGTCCACTAGTGGAGCCATCAACAGCAGAAGTGGCCGGTAG
- the LOC100254361 gene encoding uncharacterized protein LOC100254361: protein MGRTGARLPSFCLNRIRPLVRVRSPSILSKPDANSIKTDQKTENSPSVGEENAKAGLIIGRRIMIVVDSSVEAKGALQWALSHTVQSQDTLILLYVTKPCKQGEECGKEVAPRVYELLYSMKNVCQLKRPEVEIEVAVVEGKEKGPTIVEEAKKRGVALLVLGQRKRSMTWRLVMMWAVNRVGGGVVEYCIQNADCMAIAVRRKSKKGGGYLITTKRHKDFWLLA from the exons ATGGGCAGAACTGGAGCTAGATTGCCCAGTTTCTGCTTAAATCGGATAAGGCCTCTTGTTCGAGTCCGCTCTCCGTCTATTCTGTCCAAGCCAGATGCCAATTCCATTAAAACTGATCAGAAGACTGAGAATTCCCCCAGTGTTGGAGAAGAGAATGCCAAGGCCGGGTTGATAATTGGTAGGAGAATCATGATTGTGGTTGATTCTAGTGTTGAGGCTAAGGGAGCTCTACAATGGGCTCTCTCCCACACTGTTCAGAGTCAAGACACTTTGATTCTTCTCTATGTGACCAAGCCTTGTAAACAAG GTGAAGAGTGTGGCAAGGAGGTGGCTCCAAGGGTTTATGAGCTTCTTTACTCTATGAAGAATGTGTGTCAATTGAAGAGACCTGAG GTGGAAATAGAGGTTGCAGTGGTGGAAGGGAAGGAGAAAGGTCCAACCATAGTGGAAGAGGCGAAAAAACGAGGGGTGGCACTACTGGTTCTGGGGCAGAGAAAGCGGTCCATGACATGGAGGCTTGTGATGATGTGGGCTGTGAATCGAGTTGGGGGTGGGGTGGTGGAGTACTGTATCCAGAATGCTGATTGCATGGCAATTGCAGTGAGGAGGAAAAGCAAGAAGGGCGGAGGGTATTTGATCACCACCAAGCGTCACAAAGACTTCTGGCTCCTGGCCTGA